In Lycium ferocissimum isolate CSIRO_LF1 chromosome 11, AGI_CSIRO_Lferr_CH_V1, whole genome shotgun sequence, a single genomic region encodes these proteins:
- the LOC132037690 gene encoding receptor-like serine/threonine-protein kinase ALE2 isoform X13 produces MGGVKLHLLCLVVLELCAFAFSQGSKGFSLSPSPSASTAIPPIEEGIPSSVSHGNALRSNAPAPAFELNGTSPPANVFPPPKEVLTPSQQPSAPIILPTPSSAPPAITSAPPQIASLPAPPPTVITWNVPAPVLPPSAPKADHRHTEQPVVVPEAPAPVSSPGRKSPDDAPTKAPQVPGSTPPSESRPSESPLSSNGPAPRENPQNSLPTLPRSPDISPSIPPVLNAPAPREKPQNPLPTLPRNLDISPSIPPVLNAPAPREKPQNPLPTLPRNPEISPSTPPVLNAPAPREKPQNPLPTLPRIPDISPSTPPVLNAPAPREKPQNPLPTLPRNPEISPSTPPVLNAPAPRGKPQNHLPTHPIIPEVSPSIPPVFNAPSPRGKPQDPLPARPTNPEVSPSIPPATVAPPPRKLPNNSLPSHPRFPRKPPSVSPGTSVSPLLAPLTSPESHDSPAISESPTASSRPTKKPFVSPKMSPSGSPPRHPKIPRPFQALPPPPPNQDCASLTCAEPFTNGPPKAPCVCVLPMRVGLRLSVALYTFFPLVSELATEIAVGVFMDPSQVRIMGANSASQYPEKTIVLIDLVPLGEKFDNTTAFLTSQRFWHKQVVIKASLFGDYDVLYVQYPGLPPSPPSAASDIDTIGSQPYPGDNNGSTKPLGVDVSGKQHKNGPNRSVIAVIVLSASVAVILGCAVAWVLLFRHRDRGYQSEPTPLTTLPSLAKSSGIATSIIGSRPNSPSLSFSSSFAAYTGSARTFSSNEIERATDRFNEARVLGEGGFGVVYSGVLDDGMEVAVKVLKRDDQQGGREFLAEVEMLSRLHHRNLVKLIGICLEERSRCLLYELIPNGSVESHLHGIDKEISPLDWNARIKIALGAARGLAYLHEDSSPRVIHRDFKSSNILLEHDFTPKVSDFGLARAALEEGSRHISTRVMGTFGYVAPEYAMTGHLLVKSDVYSYGVVLLELLTGRKPVDMSQPPGQENLVAWARPLLTSEEGLELIVDRTLGPDFPFDDIVKVAAIASMCVQPEVSHRPFMGEVVQALKLVCNECEQTKGIMSRSCSRDDLSIDMDGRISTSSSQVLNTRRPQSPGSNSDSELDVERGLSMSDLLSPLASYGKQESGSFRRYSSSGPIRKGKTRRLWHKMRRLSGGSVSEHGVMLGLRPGSH; encoded by the exons ATGGGTGGGGTGAAGCTGCACCTTCTTTGCTTGGTGGTGTTGGAATTATGTGCCTTTGCTTTCTCTCAGGGATCTAAAG GTTTCAGTTTATCCCCCTCTCCATCAGCATCAACTGCAATTCCTCCTATTGAAGAGGGAATTCCCTCTTCCGTCTCTCATGGGAATGCATTGAGAAGTAATGCACCTGCTCCTGCATTTGAGCTAAATG GGACTTCTCCTCCTGCAAATGTTTTTCCACCACCGAAAGAAGTTCTTACACCATCTCAGCAACCAAGTGCTCCTATAATATTGCCAACACCCAGTTCAGCCCCACCCGCAATCACTTCGGCCCCGCCACAAATCGCTTCTCTACCAGCTCCTCCTCCTACTGTGATTACGTGGAATGTTCCTGCTCCAGTTCTGCCTCCAAGTGCTCCTAAGGCAGATCATCGACATACTGAGCAGCCTGTTGTTGTGCCAGAAGCTCCTG CACCAGTCTCGTCACCTGGAAGGAAATCACCTGACGACGCACCAACTAAAGCTCCACAGGTACCTGGATCTACGCCACCTAGTGAGAGCAGGCCATCAGAGAGTCCTCTCTCCTCAAATGGCCCAG CTCCAAGGGAAAATCCGCAAAATTCACTGCCCACTCTCCCAAGAAGTCCAGATATTTCACCATCCATTCCACCAG TCCTGAATGCGCCTGCCCCAAGGGAAAAGCCACAAAATCCACTGCCCACCCTCCCAAGAAATCTAGATATTTCACCATCCATTCCACCAG TCCTGAATGCACCTGCCCCAAGGGAAAAGCCACAAAATCCACTACCCACCCTCCCAAGAAATCCAGAAATTTCACCATCCACTCCACCAG TCCTGAATGCGCCTGCCCCAAGGGAAAAGCCACAAAATCCACTGCCCACCCTCCCAAGAATTCCAGATATTTCACCATCCACTCCACCAG TCCTGAATGCCCCTGCCCCAAGGGAAAAGCCACAAAATCCACTACCCACCCTCCCAAGAAATCCAGAAATTTCACCATCCACTCCACCAG tCCTGAATGCGCCTGCTCCAAGGGGAAAGCCCCAAAATCATCTGCCCACCCACCCAATCATTCCAGAAGTCTCACCATCTATTCCACCAG TCTTTAATGCGCCTTCTCCAAGGGGAAAGCCACAAGATCCACTGCCCGCCCGCCCAACCAATCCCGAAGTCTCACCATCTATTCCACCAG CGACAGTTGCACCACCTCCAAGGAAGTTGCCTAACAATTCACTACCCAGCCATCCAAGATTTCCTCGAAAACCTCCATCCGTTTCACCAG GAACGTCGGTATCACCGTTGCTTGCGCCTTTAACTTCTCCAGAAAGCCACGATTCTCCTGCAATATCAGAGTCTCCAACTGCTTCATCTAGACCAACTAAAA AACCATTTGTTTCCCCTAAAATGTCTCCCTCTGGGTCTCCACCAAGGCATCCAAAGATACCGCGTCCATTTCAAGCACTACCACCTCCACCTCCTAATCAAG ATTGCGCATCATTGACTTGTGCAGAGCCTTTCACAAATGGTCCACCAAAAGCACCTTGTGTTTGTGTCTTGCCTATGCGAGTTGGACTACGCCTTAGTGTAGCACTCTACACCTTCTTCCCTTTGGTTTCAGAGCTGGCAACAGAAATTGCTGTTGGGGTATTTATGGATCCAAGTCAAGTTCGTATTATGGGAGCAAATTCAGCCAGCCAGTATCCAGAGAAGACCATTGTCCTTATTGATTTGGTACcccttggagaaaaatttgataACACTACAGCATTTCTGACATCGCAAAGATTCTGGCACAAACAAGTTGTTATAAAAGCTTCTCTTTTTGgtgattatgatgtgttgtATGTGCAATATCCAG GTCTTCCTCCGTCTCCACCTTCAGCAGCTTCAGACATTGATACCATAGGTAGCCAACCATATCCTGGTGATAATAATGGAAGTACCAAGCCCCTTGGAGTTGATGTCAGCGGGAAACAGCACAAAAATGGGCCAAATCGGAGTGTCATAGCAGTAATTGTATTGTCAGCCTCTGTCGCAGTTATTTTAGGCTGTGCCGTTGCATGGGTTTTGCTTTTCAGACATAGAGATCGTGGGTATCAGTCAGAACCAACTCCACTAACTACATTACCATCCCTTGCAAAGTCATCAG GGATTGCAACCTCCATCATTGGGAGCAGGCCAAACTCTCCTTCATTATCCTTTAGTTCTAGCTTTGCTGCGTATACTGGTTCGGCTAGAACATTCAGTTCAAATGAAATTGAGAGAGCAACTGACCGCTTCAATGAAGCAAGAGTACTAGGTGAAGGGGGATTTGGTGTTGTTTATAGTGGTGTGCTTGATGATGGGATGGAAGTGGCAGTGAAAGTCCTCAAGAGAGATGATCAACAGGGTGGTCGTGAATTTTTGGCCGAAGTAGAGATGCTTAGCCGCCTCCATCATAGGAACTTGGTCAAGTTGATAGGAATATGTCTTGAGGAGCGCAGTCGCTGTTTACTTTATGAGCTCATCCCAAATGGAAGCGTGGAATCTCACCTTCATG GTATTGACAAGGAAATTTCTCCACTTGATTGGAATGCCCGAATAAAAATAGCACTTGGTGCTGCCCGAGGCCTGGCCTATTTGCATGAAGATTCCAGTCCCCGAGTCATACACAGGGATTTTAAGTCTAGTAACATCTTACTGGAACATGATTTCACCCCGAAAGTGTCTGATTTTGGTTTGGCAAGAGCTGCATTAGAGGAAGGAAGCAGACACATATCGACTCGAGTCATGGGAACTTTTGG GTATGTAGCTCCAGAATATGCTATGACAGGGCATCTTCTTGTAAAAAGTGATGTTTACAGCTATGGGGTTGTCCTGCTTGAGCTGCTAACTGGAAGAAAGCCAGTGGATATGTCCCAGCCACCAGGTCAAGAGAATTTAGTCGCTTGGGCACGCCCACTCCTTACGAGTGAAGAAGGTCTTGAGTTGATTGTGGATCGTACTTTGGGGCCTGATTTCCCATTTGATGACATCGTAAAAGTAGCTGCTATTGCTTCAATGTGTGTTCAACCAGAGGTATCTCACAGGCCTTTCATGGGTGAGGTCGTCCAGGCCTTGAAGCTGGTATGTAATGAATGCGAACAGACAAAAGGCATCATGTCTCGAAGTTGTAGCCGAGATGATCTGTCTATTGACATGGATGGTAGGATAAGTACATCTTCAAGCCAAGTGTTGAACACTAGACGACCTCAATCCCCGGGCTCTAACTCGGACAGTGAGTTGGATGTTGAGAGGGGACTTTCAATGTCAGATTTACTTAGTCCGTTAGCAAGCTATGGGAAGCAAGAATCTGGTTCATTTAGGAGGTACTCTAGCTCAGGTCCTATCAGAAAAGGAAAAACCAGGAGGCTATGGCATAAAATGAGAAGATTATCTGGAGGTAGTGTGAGCGAGCATGGCGTGATGTTAGGGTTACGGCCTGGATCCCACTAA
- the LOC132037690 gene encoding receptor-like serine/threonine-protein kinase ALE2 isoform X11 — MGGVKLHLLCLVVLELCAFAFSQGSKGFSLSPSPSASTAIPPIEEGIPSSVSHGNALRSNAPAPAFELNGTSPPANVFPPPKEVLTPSQQPSAPIILPTPSSAPPAITSAPPQIASLPAPPPTVITWNVPAPVLPPSAPKADHRHTEQPVVVPEAPAPVSSPGRKSPDDAPTKAPQVPGSTPPSESRPSESPLSSNGPAPRENPQNSLPTLPRSPDISPSIPPVLNAPAPREKPQNPLPTLPRNLDISPSIPPVLNAPAPREKPQNPLPTLPRNPEISPSTPPVLNAPAPREKPQNPLPTLPRIPDISPSTPPVLNAPAPREKPQNPLPTLPRNPEISPSTPPVLNAPAPRGKPQNHLPTHPIIPEVSPSIPPVFNAPSPRGKPQDPLPARPTNPEVSPSIPPATVAPPPRKLPNNSLPSHPRFPRKPPSVSPVKHDITPVSTPWPSINHKRASAPTVAPPNRMTNRHPAKGTSVSPLLAPLTSPESHDSPAISESPTASSRPTKKPFVSPKMSPSGSPPRHPKIPRPFQALPPPPPNQDCASLTCAEPFTNGPPKAPCVCVLPMRVGLRLSVALYTFFPLVSELATEIAVGVFMDPSQVRIMGANSASQYPEKTIVLIDLVPLGEKFDNTTAFLTSQRFWHKQVVIKASLFGDYDVLYVQYPGLPPSPPSAASDIDTIGSQPYPGDNNGSTKPLGVDVSGKQHKNGPNRSVIAVIVLSASVAVILGCAVAWVLLFRHRDRGYQSEPTPLTTLPSLAKSSGIATSIIGSRPNSPSLSFSSSFAAYTGSARTFSSNEIERATDRFNEARVLGEGGFGVVYSGVLDDGMEVAVKVLKRDDQQGGREFLAEVEMLSRLHHRNLVKLIGICLEERSRCLLYELIPNGSVESHLHGIDKEISPLDWNARIKIALGAARGLAYLHEDSSPRVIHRDFKSSNILLEHDFTPKVSDFGLARAALEEGSRHISTRVMGTFGYVAPEYAMTGHLLVKSDVYSYGVVLLELLTGRKPVDMSQPPGQENLVAWARPLLTSEEGLELIVDRTLGPDFPFDDIVKVAAIASMCVQPEVSHRPFMGEVVQALKLVCNECEQTKGIMSRSCSRDDLSIDMDGRISTSSSQVLNTRRPQSPGSNSDSELDVERGLSMSDLLSPLASYGKQESGSFRRYSSSGPIRKGKTRRLWHKMRRLSGGSVSEHGVMLGLRPGSH, encoded by the exons ATGGGTGGGGTGAAGCTGCACCTTCTTTGCTTGGTGGTGTTGGAATTATGTGCCTTTGCTTTCTCTCAGGGATCTAAAG GTTTCAGTTTATCCCCCTCTCCATCAGCATCAACTGCAATTCCTCCTATTGAAGAGGGAATTCCCTCTTCCGTCTCTCATGGGAATGCATTGAGAAGTAATGCACCTGCTCCTGCATTTGAGCTAAATG GGACTTCTCCTCCTGCAAATGTTTTTCCACCACCGAAAGAAGTTCTTACACCATCTCAGCAACCAAGTGCTCCTATAATATTGCCAACACCCAGTTCAGCCCCACCCGCAATCACTTCGGCCCCGCCACAAATCGCTTCTCTACCAGCTCCTCCTCCTACTGTGATTACGTGGAATGTTCCTGCTCCAGTTCTGCCTCCAAGTGCTCCTAAGGCAGATCATCGACATACTGAGCAGCCTGTTGTTGTGCCAGAAGCTCCTG CACCAGTCTCGTCACCTGGAAGGAAATCACCTGACGACGCACCAACTAAAGCTCCACAGGTACCTGGATCTACGCCACCTAGTGAGAGCAGGCCATCAGAGAGTCCTCTCTCCTCAAATGGCCCAG CTCCAAGGGAAAATCCGCAAAATTCACTGCCCACTCTCCCAAGAAGTCCAGATATTTCACCATCCATTCCACCAG TCCTGAATGCGCCTGCCCCAAGGGAAAAGCCACAAAATCCACTGCCCACCCTCCCAAGAAATCTAGATATTTCACCATCCATTCCACCAG TCCTGAATGCACCTGCCCCAAGGGAAAAGCCACAAAATCCACTACCCACCCTCCCAAGAAATCCAGAAATTTCACCATCCACTCCACCAG TCCTGAATGCGCCTGCCCCAAGGGAAAAGCCACAAAATCCACTGCCCACCCTCCCAAGAATTCCAGATATTTCACCATCCACTCCACCAG TCCTGAATGCCCCTGCCCCAAGGGAAAAGCCACAAAATCCACTACCCACCCTCCCAAGAAATCCAGAAATTTCACCATCCACTCCACCAG tCCTGAATGCGCCTGCTCCAAGGGGAAAGCCCCAAAATCATCTGCCCACCCACCCAATCATTCCAGAAGTCTCACCATCTATTCCACCAG TCTTTAATGCGCCTTCTCCAAGGGGAAAGCCACAAGATCCACTGCCCGCCCGCCCAACCAATCCCGAAGTCTCACCATCTATTCCACCAG CGACAGTTGCACCACCTCCAAGGAAGTTGCCTAACAATTCACTACCCAGCCATCCAAGATTTCCTCGAAAACCTCCATCCGTTTCACCAG TTAAGCATGATATAACCCCTGTATCAACTCCGTGGCCAAGCATCAACCACAAAAGAGCAAGTGCTCCAACTGTTGCACCTCCTAATAGAATGACCAATCGGCATCCAGCAAAAG GAACGTCGGTATCACCGTTGCTTGCGCCTTTAACTTCTCCAGAAAGCCACGATTCTCCTGCAATATCAGAGTCTCCAACTGCTTCATCTAGACCAACTAAAA AACCATTTGTTTCCCCTAAAATGTCTCCCTCTGGGTCTCCACCAAGGCATCCAAAGATACCGCGTCCATTTCAAGCACTACCACCTCCACCTCCTAATCAAG ATTGCGCATCATTGACTTGTGCAGAGCCTTTCACAAATGGTCCACCAAAAGCACCTTGTGTTTGTGTCTTGCCTATGCGAGTTGGACTACGCCTTAGTGTAGCACTCTACACCTTCTTCCCTTTGGTTTCAGAGCTGGCAACAGAAATTGCTGTTGGGGTATTTATGGATCCAAGTCAAGTTCGTATTATGGGAGCAAATTCAGCCAGCCAGTATCCAGAGAAGACCATTGTCCTTATTGATTTGGTACcccttggagaaaaatttgataACACTACAGCATTTCTGACATCGCAAAGATTCTGGCACAAACAAGTTGTTATAAAAGCTTCTCTTTTTGgtgattatgatgtgttgtATGTGCAATATCCAG GTCTTCCTCCGTCTCCACCTTCAGCAGCTTCAGACATTGATACCATAGGTAGCCAACCATATCCTGGTGATAATAATGGAAGTACCAAGCCCCTTGGAGTTGATGTCAGCGGGAAACAGCACAAAAATGGGCCAAATCGGAGTGTCATAGCAGTAATTGTATTGTCAGCCTCTGTCGCAGTTATTTTAGGCTGTGCCGTTGCATGGGTTTTGCTTTTCAGACATAGAGATCGTGGGTATCAGTCAGAACCAACTCCACTAACTACATTACCATCCCTTGCAAAGTCATCAG GGATTGCAACCTCCATCATTGGGAGCAGGCCAAACTCTCCTTCATTATCCTTTAGTTCTAGCTTTGCTGCGTATACTGGTTCGGCTAGAACATTCAGTTCAAATGAAATTGAGAGAGCAACTGACCGCTTCAATGAAGCAAGAGTACTAGGTGAAGGGGGATTTGGTGTTGTTTATAGTGGTGTGCTTGATGATGGGATGGAAGTGGCAGTGAAAGTCCTCAAGAGAGATGATCAACAGGGTGGTCGTGAATTTTTGGCCGAAGTAGAGATGCTTAGCCGCCTCCATCATAGGAACTTGGTCAAGTTGATAGGAATATGTCTTGAGGAGCGCAGTCGCTGTTTACTTTATGAGCTCATCCCAAATGGAAGCGTGGAATCTCACCTTCATG GTATTGACAAGGAAATTTCTCCACTTGATTGGAATGCCCGAATAAAAATAGCACTTGGTGCTGCCCGAGGCCTGGCCTATTTGCATGAAGATTCCAGTCCCCGAGTCATACACAGGGATTTTAAGTCTAGTAACATCTTACTGGAACATGATTTCACCCCGAAAGTGTCTGATTTTGGTTTGGCAAGAGCTGCATTAGAGGAAGGAAGCAGACACATATCGACTCGAGTCATGGGAACTTTTGG GTATGTAGCTCCAGAATATGCTATGACAGGGCATCTTCTTGTAAAAAGTGATGTTTACAGCTATGGGGTTGTCCTGCTTGAGCTGCTAACTGGAAGAAAGCCAGTGGATATGTCCCAGCCACCAGGTCAAGAGAATTTAGTCGCTTGGGCACGCCCACTCCTTACGAGTGAAGAAGGTCTTGAGTTGATTGTGGATCGTACTTTGGGGCCTGATTTCCCATTTGATGACATCGTAAAAGTAGCTGCTATTGCTTCAATGTGTGTTCAACCAGAGGTATCTCACAGGCCTTTCATGGGTGAGGTCGTCCAGGCCTTGAAGCTGGTATGTAATGAATGCGAACAGACAAAAGGCATCATGTCTCGAAGTTGTAGCCGAGATGATCTGTCTATTGACATGGATGGTAGGATAAGTACATCTTCAAGCCAAGTGTTGAACACTAGACGACCTCAATCCCCGGGCTCTAACTCGGACAGTGAGTTGGATGTTGAGAGGGGACTTTCAATGTCAGATTTACTTAGTCCGTTAGCAAGCTATGGGAAGCAAGAATCTGGTTCATTTAGGAGGTACTCTAGCTCAGGTCCTATCAGAAAAGGAAAAACCAGGAGGCTATGGCATAAAATGAGAAGATTATCTGGAGGTAGTGTGAGCGAGCATGGCGTGATGTTAGGGTTACGGCCTGGATCCCACTAA
- the LOC132037690 gene encoding receptor-like serine/threonine-protein kinase ALE2 isoform X4 has protein sequence MGGVKLHLLCLVVLELCAFAFSQGSKGFSLSPSPSASTAIPPIEEGIPSSVSHGNALRSNAPAPAFELNGTSPPANVFPPPKEVLTPSQQPSAPIILPTPSSAPPAITSAPPQIASLPAPPPTVITWNVPAPVLPPSAPKADHRHTEQPVVVPEAPAPVSSPGRKSPDDAPTKAPQVPGSTPPSESRPSESPLSSNGPAPRENPQNSLPTLPRSPDISPSIPPVLNAPAPREKPQNPLPTLPRNLDISPSIPPVLNAPAPREKPQNPLPTLPRNPEISPSTPPVLNAPAPREKPQNPLPTLPRIPDISPSTPPVLNAPAPRGKPQNHLPTHPIIPEVSPSIPPVFNAPSPRGKPQDPLPARPTNPEVSPSIPPATVAPPPRKLPNNSLPSHPRFPRKPPSVSPVKHDITPVSTPWPSINHKRASAPTVAPPNRMTNRHPAKAPTEHKAMGRSTNAPPHKFPNSPPEEGSYPPLSAPSTSFQRDHHLKDNMTAITPSPYEVYPPVSTEQGPLIPPSPSFHSKSYPKTNLRPHSHSPGTSVSPLLAPLTSPESHDSPAISESPTASSRPTKKPFVSPKMSPSGSPPRHPKIPRPFQALPPPPPNQDCASLTCAEPFTNGPPKAPCVCVLPMRVGLRLSVALYTFFPLVSELATEIAVGVFMDPSQVRIMGANSASQYPEKTIVLIDLVPLGEKFDNTTAFLTSQRFWHKQVVIKASLFGDYDVLYVQYPGLPPSPPSAASDIDTIGSQPYPGDNNGSTKPLGVDVSGKQHKNGPNRSVIAVIVLSASVAVILGCAVAWVLLFRHRDRGYQSEPTPLTTLPSLAKSSGIATSIIGSRPNSPSLSFSSSFAAYTGSARTFSSNEIERATDRFNEARVLGEGGFGVVYSGVLDDGMEVAVKVLKRDDQQGGREFLAEVEMLSRLHHRNLVKLIGICLEERSRCLLYELIPNGSVESHLHGIDKEISPLDWNARIKIALGAARGLAYLHEDSSPRVIHRDFKSSNILLEHDFTPKVSDFGLARAALEEGSRHISTRVMGTFGYVAPEYAMTGHLLVKSDVYSYGVVLLELLTGRKPVDMSQPPGQENLVAWARPLLTSEEGLELIVDRTLGPDFPFDDIVKVAAIASMCVQPEVSHRPFMGEVVQALKLVCNECEQTKGIMSRSCSRDDLSIDMDGRISTSSSQVLNTRRPQSPGSNSDSELDVERGLSMSDLLSPLASYGKQESGSFRRYSSSGPIRKGKTRRLWHKMRRLSGGSVSEHGVMLGLRPGSH, from the exons ATGGGTGGGGTGAAGCTGCACCTTCTTTGCTTGGTGGTGTTGGAATTATGTGCCTTTGCTTTCTCTCAGGGATCTAAAG GTTTCAGTTTATCCCCCTCTCCATCAGCATCAACTGCAATTCCTCCTATTGAAGAGGGAATTCCCTCTTCCGTCTCTCATGGGAATGCATTGAGAAGTAATGCACCTGCTCCTGCATTTGAGCTAAATG GGACTTCTCCTCCTGCAAATGTTTTTCCACCACCGAAAGAAGTTCTTACACCATCTCAGCAACCAAGTGCTCCTATAATATTGCCAACACCCAGTTCAGCCCCACCCGCAATCACTTCGGCCCCGCCACAAATCGCTTCTCTACCAGCTCCTCCTCCTACTGTGATTACGTGGAATGTTCCTGCTCCAGTTCTGCCTCCAAGTGCTCCTAAGGCAGATCATCGACATACTGAGCAGCCTGTTGTTGTGCCAGAAGCTCCTG CACCAGTCTCGTCACCTGGAAGGAAATCACCTGACGACGCACCAACTAAAGCTCCACAGGTACCTGGATCTACGCCACCTAGTGAGAGCAGGCCATCAGAGAGTCCTCTCTCCTCAAATGGCCCAG CTCCAAGGGAAAATCCGCAAAATTCACTGCCCACTCTCCCAAGAAGTCCAGATATTTCACCATCCATTCCACCAG TCCTGAATGCGCCTGCCCCAAGGGAAAAGCCACAAAATCCACTGCCCACCCTCCCAAGAAATCTAGATATTTCACCATCCATTCCACCAG TCCTGAATGCACCTGCCCCAAGGGAAAAGCCACAAAATCCACTACCCACCCTCCCAAGAAATCCAGAAATTTCACCATCCACTCCACCAG TCCTGAATGCGCCTGCCCCAAGGGAAAAGCCACAAAATCCACTGCCCACCCTCCCAAGAATTCCAGATATTTCACCATCCACTCCACCAG tCCTGAATGCGCCTGCTCCAAGGGGAAAGCCCCAAAATCATCTGCCCACCCACCCAATCATTCCAGAAGTCTCACCATCTATTCCACCAG TCTTTAATGCGCCTTCTCCAAGGGGAAAGCCACAAGATCCACTGCCCGCCCGCCCAACCAATCCCGAAGTCTCACCATCTATTCCACCAG CGACAGTTGCACCACCTCCAAGGAAGTTGCCTAACAATTCACTACCCAGCCATCCAAGATTTCCTCGAAAACCTCCATCCGTTTCACCAG TTAAGCATGATATAACCCCTGTATCAACTCCGTGGCCAAGCATCAACCACAAAAGAGCAAGTGCTCCAACTGTTGCACCTCCTAATAGAATGACCAATCGGCATCCAGCAAAAG CTCCCACTGAACACAAAGCCATGGGGCGCTCTACTAATGCTCCTCCTCATAAATTCCCTAATTCTCCCCCCGAGGAAGGATCATATCCTCCCTTATCTGCACCTTCAACCTCATTTCAGAGGGATCACCACCTAAAAGATAATATGACAGCAATCACTCCATCACCCTATGAAGTTTATCCTCCTGTTTCAACTGAACAAG GTCCGTTGATCCCTCCATCTCCTTCGTTTCactcaaaatcatatccaaagactAACCTTAGGCCCCACTCTCATTCACCAG GAACGTCGGTATCACCGTTGCTTGCGCCTTTAACTTCTCCAGAAAGCCACGATTCTCCTGCAATATCAGAGTCTCCAACTGCTTCATCTAGACCAACTAAAA AACCATTTGTTTCCCCTAAAATGTCTCCCTCTGGGTCTCCACCAAGGCATCCAAAGATACCGCGTCCATTTCAAGCACTACCACCTCCACCTCCTAATCAAG ATTGCGCATCATTGACTTGTGCAGAGCCTTTCACAAATGGTCCACCAAAAGCACCTTGTGTTTGTGTCTTGCCTATGCGAGTTGGACTACGCCTTAGTGTAGCACTCTACACCTTCTTCCCTTTGGTTTCAGAGCTGGCAACAGAAATTGCTGTTGGGGTATTTATGGATCCAAGTCAAGTTCGTATTATGGGAGCAAATTCAGCCAGCCAGTATCCAGAGAAGACCATTGTCCTTATTGATTTGGTACcccttggagaaaaatttgataACACTACAGCATTTCTGACATCGCAAAGATTCTGGCACAAACAAGTTGTTATAAAAGCTTCTCTTTTTGgtgattatgatgtgttgtATGTGCAATATCCAG GTCTTCCTCCGTCTCCACCTTCAGCAGCTTCAGACATTGATACCATAGGTAGCCAACCATATCCTGGTGATAATAATGGAAGTACCAAGCCCCTTGGAGTTGATGTCAGCGGGAAACAGCACAAAAATGGGCCAAATCGGAGTGTCATAGCAGTAATTGTATTGTCAGCCTCTGTCGCAGTTATTTTAGGCTGTGCCGTTGCATGGGTTTTGCTTTTCAGACATAGAGATCGTGGGTATCAGTCAGAACCAACTCCACTAACTACATTACCATCCCTTGCAAAGTCATCAG GGATTGCAACCTCCATCATTGGGAGCAGGCCAAACTCTCCTTCATTATCCTTTAGTTCTAGCTTTGCTGCGTATACTGGTTCGGCTAGAACATTCAGTTCAAATGAAATTGAGAGAGCAACTGACCGCTTCAATGAAGCAAGAGTACTAGGTGAAGGGGGATTTGGTGTTGTTTATAGTGGTGTGCTTGATGATGGGATGGAAGTGGCAGTGAAAGTCCTCAAGAGAGATGATCAACAGGGTGGTCGTGAATTTTTGGCCGAAGTAGAGATGCTTAGCCGCCTCCATCATAGGAACTTGGTCAAGTTGATAGGAATATGTCTTGAGGAGCGCAGTCGCTGTTTACTTTATGAGCTCATCCCAAATGGAAGCGTGGAATCTCACCTTCATG GTATTGACAAGGAAATTTCTCCACTTGATTGGAATGCCCGAATAAAAATAGCACTTGGTGCTGCCCGAGGCCTGGCCTATTTGCATGAAGATTCCAGTCCCCGAGTCATACACAGGGATTTTAAGTCTAGTAACATCTTACTGGAACATGATTTCACCCCGAAAGTGTCTGATTTTGGTTTGGCAAGAGCTGCATTAGAGGAAGGAAGCAGACACATATCGACTCGAGTCATGGGAACTTTTGG GTATGTAGCTCCAGAATATGCTATGACAGGGCATCTTCTTGTAAAAAGTGATGTTTACAGCTATGGGGTTGTCCTGCTTGAGCTGCTAACTGGAAGAAAGCCAGTGGATATGTCCCAGCCACCAGGTCAAGAGAATTTAGTCGCTTGGGCACGCCCACTCCTTACGAGTGAAGAAGGTCTTGAGTTGATTGTGGATCGTACTTTGGGGCCTGATTTCCCATTTGATGACATCGTAAAAGTAGCTGCTATTGCTTCAATGTGTGTTCAACCAGAGGTATCTCACAGGCCTTTCATGGGTGAGGTCGTCCAGGCCTTGAAGCTGGTATGTAATGAATGCGAACAGACAAAAGGCATCATGTCTCGAAGTTGTAGCCGAGATGATCTGTCTATTGACATGGATGGTAGGATAAGTACATCTTCAAGCCAAGTGTTGAACACTAGACGACCTCAATCCCCGGGCTCTAACTCGGACAGTGAGTTGGATGTTGAGAGGGGACTTTCAATGTCAGATTTACTTAGTCCGTTAGCAAGCTATGGGAAGCAAGAATCTGGTTCATTTAGGAGGTACTCTAGCTCAGGTCCTATCAGAAAAGGAAAAACCAGGAGGCTATGGCATAAAATGAGAAGATTATCTGGAGGTAGTGTGAGCGAGCATGGCGTGATGTTAGGGTTACGGCCTGGATCCCACTAA